In Thermococcus chitonophagus, the genomic stretch ACGCTAAAGCTGTTAATTTAGATGCTCCTATGAATACATTGTTATGGGCCCTCGTAAAAGCTAAAGAGGAGCTGAAAGGGAATGTTTGGAGAAAAAGAAAGTGATGTATTTACAAAAATTAGAAAGCACCTTGAGGCCGTTGAAGATACCTTAAAAAGCTTTAGAGAGATGTTCGAAGAGTACATTAATGGAAACATTGAGAAGTCCGAAGAAATCCTCAAAAAAGTTGAAAAGAATGAGGGAAAGGCAGACGATCTAAGAAGAGAAATAGAGCTAATGCTGTATGCAGGAGCCTTTATCCCGGCTAATAGGGGAGACTATATAAGGCTAAGTGAGCTAGTGGACAATATTGCTGATGCTGCAGAAAGTGCTGCCCATACTCTAATTTTCGCCAGACCAAATGTTCCAGAGGATCTAAAGGATGAGCTAGTAAAACTGGTAGAGGAATCCCTAAAGACCTTTGAATACTTAAAGCTTTCAGTTCTCGCACTAGAAAGTGACGTAGATGAAGCATTAAGACTTGCAAAAGAAACAGAAGTACAAGAAGAAAGCGCTGATAAAGTGGAATATGCTGTTTTGAGGAGAATTTTCTCATGCCAAAATATTTCAACATACGCAAAGCTTATCTGGAATCAAGTGGTCACCAAGATCGGGGACATTGCGGATAGAGCGGAGGATGCATCAGACCATATAATGCTGATGGCAGTTAAAAGGAGGTGATATAACATGAAGGTGCTCGTAGCAGCTCCCCTACACGAAAGGGCGCTCCAAGTTTTAAAGGAGGCTGGACTTGAGGTCGTCTACGAGGAGTATCCAGATGAAGAGAGGTTGCTAGAGCTCGTTAAGGATGTTGAGGCCATAATAGTCAGGAGCAAGCCAAAGGTGACAAGGAAGGTTATAGAGAATGCTCCAAAGCTCAAAGTCATTGCAAGGGCTGGAGTTGGTCTAGACAATATTGATGTCGAGGCTGCGAAGGAGAGAGGAATAGAGGTTGTGAATGCTCCTGGGGCCAGTTCGAGAAGTGTCGCTGAGCTCGCCTTTGGTCTAATATTCGCCGTTGCAAGGAAAATAGCCTACGCAGATAGAAAAATGAGAGAGGGAGTGTGGGCGAAGAAGGAGTGCATGGGAATTGAGCTCGAAGGTAAAACAATAGGAGTCGTGGGATTTGGAAGAATTGGATATCAGGTTGCAAAGATAGCTAGGGCCTTTGGAATGAACGTCCTATTGTATGACCCATACCCCAACGAGGAAAGGGCAAAGGAAGTCGGAGGAAAGTTTGTCGATCTTGAGACCCTACTTAAGGAGAGCGACATTGTAACGCTCCACGTCCCACTACTGGATTCAACTTACCACCTGATAAACGAGGAAAGATTAAAGCTTATGAAGAAGAACGCGATACTCATAAACGCCGCGAGGGGAGCAGTCGTTGATACGAACGCGTTAGTTAAAGCACTACAAGAGGGATGGATAGCGGGAGCTGGACTGGACGTTTACGAGGAGGAACCATTGCCCAAGGATCATCCTCTAACGAAGCTCGACAATGTTGTCCTAACACCACACATAGGGGCTTCAACTTATGAAGCACAGGAAAGGGCAGGAGTAGAGGTAGCAGAAAAAGTAGTAAAGATATTAAAGGGCTGACTTCATTCTTCTAAATATCTTTTTTAGCCTGCTCCTTGGTATCCCGGTTTTCTTTGCTAGATCCTCTATCCTCCATTTGGAAAGCTCTCTTAGTGAATTTATCCCTGCTTTCTTGAGCCTTTCCACAGTTTTAGGACCGACGCCTTTTATCGATAACAAGAATTTCTCAAAGTTCACGGTGTCCTCACTCTGACCGCTCACGAACTTTCCCTCATCCTTCTCTCCAGTCTCCGGTGGTATCTCCGGAGGCTCTATGTATTTTGGAACCTCCGGAGGAGCTTCGCTGATGTAAGGACCAAGCACAATTGGAGTGAAGACTTTATCTGTGTCCTCAACCTCTTCAAGTAGTTCCATCTCTTCGAACGTTCCGCTCTCAACGTATTCTTCTAGAGCGTTCGCGAGCCTGTGGAAGATGTGAGCGTGCTCTAAAAGTCTTCTCTTTCCGTACTCCTTAGCTTGGCCAGTAGTTATAAGGAACTGCCAGTCGCTTGCCTCTATGAGTAGCAACTCCCTGCCCAGCTGATCGAGAACCCTATCTGCTAGATCGTCCCTTCCCAGATATCTACTGACAAGTGATACCATCCTCCTCTCAGCTAGGTGTATTATCGGCCATGTCCACTCTACTTCTGGGTTCCACCATGTATAGTGCGTCCCAAACATTCCCCAGGATCCCTCTGGAAGTTCTATTTCATACTTCTCACCAGAATATGAATCCAAGAAATTGCTTATTGTTGTTGTCTTTATTCCATTCTCCTGGGCTAATTCCAAAACCCTGGTGAGCCACTTGACGCCTTCAAACCACCAGTGGCCAAATAGCTCTGTATCATAGGGTGCTACCACTATTCCTTTCTCTCCCTCTCTCTTTTCGAACTCTTCTAGCAGAGAACTAACGAGGGAAATAAAGTGCTTTGCATGCTCTTCAACTCTCTCCAAGGCTTTTTCCGGCTCATAGGGCTCCTTTGCTCCAAGGTCTTTTGTTCCAGTAACCCTCCAGTACTGCCCTCCGCTCTTCTCAGCTTTCTTATGAAACTCCCTATACCAGAAGTCCCCAGGATACCCAATATCGGCGCTCCATACCTGAATTCCCGTCTCCCTATTTCTTGCAAACACCGCAACCCCATTCTTAAGGAAGTAAGGTCTTAAGGTGGACTTCTTTGTCTTTGCTGGGAGGATCTTTCCATATTTTGATGTCGCAGGCCCTTCATCGACAAGATGGCTCTCGACAAAGAAGTATTCTATACCGTACTTCTTCAAGAAGTGCTCTATTCCTTTCCTCCACCTCACCTCACCATCACTGGGACTTCTCCAGAAGCCATCTGGCCTATAGGCACACTCTGGTAGCCAAATTCCTCTCGGCCTTCTTCCGAAGTATTTCTCATATGTCTTAATGCCATTAAGTATCTGAGCCTCTATCGCTTCGTCTCTATCGAGGAGGGGGAGGTAACCATGGGTTGCAGCTGAGGTAATCACCTCAACGTAACCAGCGTCCTGAAGCTCTCTAAATTTGCCCAGGATGTCCCCATTTATGGACTTCCAGTAAGAGTAGACCCTCTCAAAATAACCAATCATGTAGGAGATTGCCTCTTTGATCTTAACATCCTCAAACTTTTCAAGATCCTTGGCCATGGCCCTTAGCTTCCTCTCCATGTACTTCTCAAACTCCCTCTTTACGTATTCGTCATTAAGTTGCTCCATGAGAACCGGTGTGAAACTTATGACAAGTTCGAATTTCACACCTTTTTCCTTTAGCTTTTCGAGCTCCATGAGAAGGGGCAGATAACTCTCTGAGATTGCCTCAAATAGCCATTCCTCTCCAAAGGGCCACTTACCGTGCTTCCTAACGTAGGGAATATGAGTGTGTAAAACAAATGTTAAATATCCTTTCATGGCCTTTCCCCTAATGGAAAGTTCTTGGAGTAGTATTTAACGATTTCGCAAATTTCCTGTCTTTATTTCCAAAAAAATGATTTATCTACATAAAACACCATGATTTATGGGAGAGAGTGAGTTTTACAAAATCCCGGGAATTTATAAAAAAATTGACACACAGTCAAATGGGGGGAGGAATTTGAAGGAAAGCATGACGAGTGTCGACGTTAAGTACGTCATTGAGGAGCTTAAAGATATCGTTGGAAGTAGAGTCGATAAAGTTTATCATGAGGGTAGCGAGGTAAGAATTAAGCTCCACAAAGCTGGAGAGGGGAGGATAGATCTCCTAATTGAGGCCGGGAGGCGGATACACGTAACCACATATGTAAAGGAAAACTTACAACCTACGGCATTCGCAATGCTCCTCAGAAAACATCTCTCAGGAAAGTTCCTCACAAACATAGAGCAGAGGGAATTCGACAGAATCGTTGTGTTGCACTTTGGTGAATATAAGCTAATTGCTGAGCTCTTTGGAAAGGGAAATATCGTGCTCGTAAACAATGACTGGGAGATCATTGGAGCTTTGAGGTACGAGGAGTTCAAGGATAGAAGCATCAAGCCAAAAGTGAAGTACAAGTTCCCCCCAACACGTGAGAATCCATTAAAGGTAAGCTTCGAGAAATTTGTAGAGCTAATAAAGGGGGAAGATACTGAAATAGTCAGAGCCTTGGCGAGAAAGCTCAGCATCGGTGGGCTGTACTCTGAAGAGACCCTTCTAAGGGCAGGAATTGAGAAGACGAAGAAAGTGGGCGAGCTTAAAGATGAAGAGCTAAAGAAGATATACGAAACCATGCTTAGTGTTCTTAATTCCGAGAAGAGGCCTAACATAGTATTCAAAGATGGAGAGATGGTAGACGTCGTGCCAATCGACTTGATCTGGTACTCGGACTATGAGAAGAAGTTCTATGAAAGCTTTAGCAGGGCGTTGGATGAATACTTTGGCAGACTAACAATAGAGAAAGCCAAAAGAGAAAGAACAAAGGCGCTTGAGGAAAAGAAAAAAGCGCTGGAAATTTCTTTAAGGAGGATAGAGGAGCAGATTAAAGGGTTTGAGAAGGAGGCTAGTGAAAATCAGGAGAGAGGGGATCTTTTATACGCAAATTACACCTTAGTCAAAGAAGTTCTTGAAGGCATTAGAAATGGAATTAAAAAACTGGGAGTCAATGAAGTCAAGAGGAGAGTTGAGGAAGCCAAAAAGAAGGGTTACCCTTGGGCTAGGAGTATAGTGGAGATTGCCGAGGATTCCCTAACGCTGATTTTAGATGGGAAAAAGATAAAGCTCGACATCAACAAGTCGCTCGAGGAAAATGCAGAGCTATTCTACGAGAAAGCTAAGAGAGCAAGACAGAAACTAGAGGGAGCGAAGAAGGCTTATGAGGAAACAAGGAGGAAGATAGAAAACATAGAAAAAGAAATCGCAGAGGAAGAAGAGAAGATCTCAGTAAAGAAGCTTGAAAAAAGGAAGAAGAAGTGGTTTGAGAAGTTTAGGTGGTTCATAAGTAGCGAGGGATTTCTGGTCATTGGAGGAAAGGACTCAACCACGAATGAAATAGTGGTGAAGAAATACATGGATGAAAATGACCTCTATTGTCATGCAGACATCTGGGGAGCGCCTCATATCGTGATAAAGAACGGACAGAAAGCCGGAGAGAGGACAATCTTTGAAGCGTGTCAGTTCGCGGTCTCTATGAGCAGAGCGTGGAGTGAAGGTCTAGCCAGCGGTGATGCCTACTGGGTTTATCCAAATCAGGTTAGCAAGCAAGCACCGGCGGGAGAGTACCTTCCAAAGGGCGCGTTCATGGTCTATGGAAAGAGAAACTGGCTACACGGAATACCCCTCAAGTTGGCCGTTGGGATAATTAACTACGAAGGGGAGAACTTAGTTATGTGCGGACCCGTAGATGCCGTAAAGGCGCACACAGACAAATACATAGTTATAAGGCCCGGCGATACTAAAAAGAGCGAACTAGTAAAGAAGATAAAAAAGATATTTGAAAAATGGGGATATAAGGTTCCCGAAGAGGACATTATGGCGGTTCTTCCTCCCGGTGAGGGGGACATCGTGGAGGTGGTTGAATGAAGTTAATGAAGCTTTATTCTCTTGCACAGGAGCTGGCTAGAGATCTAGTGTTTGAGGTAGATGACGAAGTTGTCACGCTCTCAATAAAAGGTGTGTTAATAGCAAACGTCCTATCGAAATCCTACAACTTTTCCTTTTTTGAAGTCTCGGAGGATGAGTTCATACTTGCCCTTCAAGCCTCGGGCTATGTGATATACCTGGGAATCGAAAGTGATGCAGAGCTGAGTGAAGATGCATACCCGTCAATAGTTCAGATTTTAATATCAGAGTTAATGCCTCATGTAAACGCCCTAATAAGGGAGGCTGAGAAGATAAAATACAGGGGAAGCGATGTGCT encodes the following:
- a CDS encoding D-2-hydroxyacid dehydrogenase, which encodes MKVLVAAPLHERALQVLKEAGLEVVYEEYPDEERLLELVKDVEAIIVRSKPKVTRKVIENAPKLKVIARAGVGLDNIDVEAAKERGIEVVNAPGASSRSVAELAFGLIFAVARKIAYADRKMREGVWAKKECMGIELEGKTIGVVGFGRIGYQVAKIARAFGMNVLLYDPYPNEERAKEVGGKFVDLETLLKESDIVTLHVPLLDSTYHLINEERLKLMKKNAILINAARGAVVDTNALVKALQEGWIAGAGLDVYEEEPLPKDHPLTKLDNVVLTPHIGASTYEAQERAGVEVAEKVVKILKG
- the rqcH gene encoding ribosome rescue protein RqcH, whose amino-acid sequence is MKESMTSVDVKYVIEELKDIVGSRVDKVYHEGSEVRIKLHKAGEGRIDLLIEAGRRIHVTTYVKENLQPTAFAMLLRKHLSGKFLTNIEQREFDRIVVLHFGEYKLIAELFGKGNIVLVNNDWEIIGALRYEEFKDRSIKPKVKYKFPPTRENPLKVSFEKFVELIKGEDTEIVRALARKLSIGGLYSEETLLRAGIEKTKKVGELKDEELKKIYETMLSVLNSEKRPNIVFKDGEMVDVVPIDLIWYSDYEKKFYESFSRALDEYFGRLTIEKAKRERTKALEEKKKALEISLRRIEEQIKGFEKEASENQERGDLLYANYTLVKEVLEGIRNGIKKLGVNEVKRRVEEAKKKGYPWARSIVEIAEDSLTLILDGKKIKLDINKSLEENAELFYEKAKRARQKLEGAKKAYEETRRKIENIEKEIAEEEEKISVKKLEKRKKKWFEKFRWFISSEGFLVIGGKDSTTNEIVVKKYMDENDLYCHADIWGAPHIVIKNGQKAGERTIFEACQFAVSMSRAWSEGLASGDAYWVYPNQVSKQAPAGEYLPKGAFMVYGKRNWLHGIPLKLAVGIINYEGENLVMCGPVDAVKAHTDKYIVIRPGDTKKSELVKKIKKIFEKWGYKVPEEDIMAVLPPGEGDIVEVVE
- a CDS encoding 1,4-alpha-glucan branching protein; its protein translation is MKGYLTFVLHTHIPYVRKHGKWPFGEEWLFEAISESYLPLLMELEKLKEKGVKFELVISFTPVLMEQLNDEYVKREFEKYMERKLRAMAKDLEKFEDVKIKEAISYMIGYFERVYSYWKSINGDILGKFRELQDAGYVEVITSAATHGYLPLLDRDEAIEAQILNGIKTYEKYFGRRPRGIWLPECAYRPDGFWRSPSDGEVRWRKGIEHFLKKYGIEYFFVESHLVDEGPATSKYGKILPAKTKKSTLRPYFLKNGVAVFARNRETGIQVWSADIGYPGDFWYREFHKKAEKSGGQYWRVTGTKDLGAKEPYEPEKALERVEEHAKHFISLVSSLLEEFEKREGEKGIVVAPYDTELFGHWWFEGVKWLTRVLELAQENGIKTTTISNFLDSYSGEKYEIELPEGSWGMFGTHYTWWNPEVEWTWPIIHLAERRMVSLVSRYLGRDDLADRVLDQLGRELLLIEASDWQFLITTGQAKEYGKRRLLEHAHIFHRLANALEEYVESGTFEEMELLEEVEDTDKVFTPIVLGPYISEAPPEVPKYIEPPEIPPETGEKDEGKFVSGQSEDTVNFEKFLLSIKGVGPKTVERLKKAGINSLRELSKWRIEDLAKKTGIPRSRLKKIFRRMKSAL
- a CDS encoding TIGR00153 family protein, with amino-acid sequence MFGEKESDVFTKIRKHLEAVEDTLKSFREMFEEYINGNIEKSEEILKKVEKNEGKADDLRREIELMLYAGAFIPANRGDYIRLSELVDNIADAAESAAHTLIFARPNVPEDLKDELVKLVEESLKTFEYLKLSVLALESDVDEALRLAKETEVQEESADKVEYAVLRRIFSCQNISTYAKLIWNQVVTKIGDIADRAEDASDHIMLMAVKRR